A section of the Diabrotica virgifera virgifera chromosome 8, PGI_DIABVI_V3a genome encodes:
- the LOC126890387 gene encoding uncharacterized protein LOC126890387 encodes MHLSFVLVTVFAAVRSRANLFQECAKLYNPGNYMGHLPSLKLPYLGDVPIPNNVPPIKPSAVAKTKAIKVVTTYVYKNPVCVKYSKKKGMCKKDNSVKHKGVYEQLVTKEYFVRDRKLNRIDQNRHRRDFDEESNEYANENFNTRYKNPHLRKAEDDDYDNYLNNLESSETITLSKENRKTPELSSKNVYNMLIEDRLDQLETILPHYTRRRIYETSTITVTKVLTNQRTMATLMVKNCIPYGFDLCEVETARKRRSKVARPTNNTNESYFFG; translated from the exons ATGCATCTCTCTTTTGTGTTGGTAACGGTATTTGCAGCCGTTAGAAGTCGCGCGAATTTATTTCAAGAGTGCGCCAAATTATACAATCCCGGAAACTATATGGGACACTTGCCGTCTCTCAAATTACCCTACTTAGGGGATGTGCCGATTCCCAATAATGTGCCCCCGATAAAGCCTTCTGCGGTTGCCAAAACGAAGGCGATTAAGGTGGTGACTACGTATGTTTACAAAAACCCGGTGTGCGTTAAGTACTCTAAGAAAAAGGGAATGTGTAAAAAAGACAATTCTGTTAAACATAAAGGTGTGTATGAACAATTGGTGACTAAGGAATATTTTGTGAGGGATCGGAAACTAAATCGTATTGACCAGAATCGACATCGGAGAGATTTTGATGAAGAGAGTAATGAGTATGCCAATGAGAATTTTAATAccag ATACAAGAATCCCCACTTAAGAAAAGCGGAAGACGACGATTACGATAATTATCTCAACAATTTAGAAAGCAGCGAAACTATCACCTTATCTAAGGAAAACAGGAAGACCCCCGAACTCTCATCGAAAAACGTATATAACATGCTGATAGAAGACAGATTAGACCAATTAGAAACCATTTTACCACATTACACGAGAAGGCGAATATATGAGACGTCAACAATTACGGTGACAAAAGTGCTGACCAATCAAAGGACGATGGCGACGTTGATGGTGAAAAATTGCATCCCTTACGGGTTCGATTTGTGCGAGGTTGAGACAGCGAGAAAAAGGCGGTCGAAAGTTGCCAGACCGACAAATAATACGAACGAGAGTTACTTTTTTGGTTAA